TCGTTATGACTCTCACTGAGTTTAGTTATTCTATTGACGTATTCAGTTCGTATGATGACGTAGTTACAGATGTGTTTGTATGCTTTACAGTAATAGCGGAAAAATGTACagcaatatttttaatcaagGAAAAGTTCACCTGTTGTTAAAAGCATGCTTAGCAGCATTTAAGCAGGAAcataaaagtaaattaaagTAGGTCCATGACTTCGCCTCTTTAGTGTATTTGCACAGTTCACAAAATTAATCGTGCGTAATAAATGTTAAGCAATAATACATTCAGCCAGTAATCAGTTGACAATACACTGATGGCAAGCCTATATATTCCCATGAAATGGTTGGCCATGCTCTTTTGTTtctgtatttttgtttgtgctcAAAACTTCAGGactaattttaatttgtagAATAGCTGTGATGTTCATACGAAATTTCATTCATTCCCGCAATGTTCCAGCCGTGTTAAGGCACTAGATAGTGGTTGTCCTCTTAGTGCTGTGGGAAATTCACAGGGCATCCTAGATACCGGGCGGGCAATTCTGCGCATGATTTCGTTTTGGacgaataattttaaattgcaGTCACATCTCCAGCGATTACCTTGTACATCGAGTTGTCTTAGTAAGTGCAAGTCAATATCAGCATATCTGTGCTCAACGCTGTTAAGTGGTGACAGCTCCATCGTTGATTGAAATGCAGGTGGGGGAACACAGGTGCTGATGGATTGTGGCAGTAAACACTGAATAGCATTGTCTCCGAGGTTTAGTGTTGTGAGTGCCGGGAGGCCAGCAAACGCAGCGTTAGCTATGAATTCAATTCGGTTTCGCTGGAGATGAATTGCCTGTACTTTTCTTCCCATTGTCATAAATGCAAAGTTCGGCAATATCCTACATATTAAACGAAGGTTTAAATAAACTGTACACCGTGGCAGTGATGTAGGTAACTCTAATTAAAAACTAATGATagagtttaaaactttgtgATTCAGTAAATAAGACAAGGAAATAATAACTGCATTGTCATACGGTAGGTACCTGATTTGGTTGTCCTGTAGTTTAATCTCTTGAAGATCGGACATGAACATAAATACCAGTCCTTCAATTTTGCGTATCGCATTCTCGCTAAGGTCAAgtacttttaattttctaaGGGCACTTAATGGTGTGTACAACTCCGAATAAGTTAGCGCTTGTATTTGATTTCCTTTCAACGATAATTCTTCGAGACTATCACTGTATGTTATGTGATTTGCTATGTTTAAATCCTTGATTCTTCTCACTCGGTTTTCGTCAATATTCAGCACTTTTAAAACCGGCcaagctgaaaataaacatttgggtAGTTTTTGCAGCAAATTTCCCCGCAGATTGACATGAGTAAGACGCGGAAATGTGGCCGATATGGCGTTACACGCCCCCCGTAAACCCAACATTGTGGCATGGGGATCATTTGTTAGAACAATATCATCGATCCGATTGTACCTGATccgaaatttttcaaaatacacAGTCGTGTTGAACGCCGTCAGATCGAGCTGCGATAAGTAATTGCCGTCCAAGTTCATGCTGGTGCTCCATTCTGGTATACGTTCAGGAAGCTCATATAAGTCTTGGCTGTCACAGACTACTGTGTGAACAGCTGCGTAGTAATCGCAGGTGCACATTGAAGGGCAACTGTCTGTTTTTCGGGTCAGAATGACAAAGAGTATGCACTGCAACATAACCCTGATTTTCTTTGCTATTGATGCCATTGCGTCTGCTGTATTTAACAAAAAGGCCAGTTATATGAGCCACTTTGAAATTTCAATTCATAAACTCACTTTGCGCTTTTTGTAaaagaataaataaacttatttATGACAGAAGTCTGCATTGACTTTCGCTCGGCGTAACCCGAACTCTTTGCGTTAATTGAGCTTGTTTAAATAGTTTTGCTTCATGCCACGCTGCTAACCAGTTATGTGCGAAAAGTGAAATGTCTGTGAGTAATATATTATGGCGGTTTCATCACTGAAACTGTCCGGTTGTGTTGGCTGGGGTGATTGTGGTCAGTTTTCATGTTGTGATTTTATCCATAAACTAATGTCTGTCTCGTTATTGTGTGATGACTATTGTTGTTTACCGCAGATGGTTGATGAATCCTTCATATTTTTGATTAGCAATTTATGATCCACAACCCAGTACAAAATGCGCTTTAATTGTGTTCTCCCTGTTATGCTTTGTACAAGTTTATCGCCCACACTCACATAATATGCGCCTTTATTTCTGCGCAAAACTTTGGATTAACGATAATGTGATTAATCACTCCGCTATTTACGTTCTTCGATGAACAGGTGCGTTGTAAAACAAATGTGGCCGGAGAACCTCGTGTGCGGGAAATCAATGCAACAGAAACCGACTGCCTGATACATGGCTTAAGGCCACACACGTTGTACGAGGTTGCAGTAAAAGCCATAGAAGGCAACAGAAGAAGTTCCTGGTCGATGACCGAGAAAGCGAGCACTCTGGAAAGCAGTAAGTGTTCTGTACATTTTTGCCGCATTTTTGCACTGTTCGAATCATATTAGTTCTTTGCAAATATTGATGTAAAAATTCCGTTTGCGCCTTCCCGCGACCATATAAACACTTTCTGCGCTTTGTATGTTTTACCATTTTCAGTGTAAACTTTAAATGTCATTCAAAAAagcttgttatttttatttcgttcATTCCGAAAACTTTAAGCAAAAAGTTATTGTTGTCTCAGGTGATTTATCAGGTATTAAATCTTTTGTCGCCTACAACAACCTATTGTGCAAAATAACATTACTCGCAGCCGTGCCGACTGATTTGATAAGTCCCTATCGTATATTGTTTATGCGCAGAACCTAGTTCCGCGCCAACAGATCTGACAGTTATGCCGATGGAAGAGGAAAAGAATCGCGTAATGCTCAGCTGGCAGCCACCCTTGGAACCTAATGGCGAACTCACAGGTGACGTTATCTTGTGTTCGAATACAAATTTTCCCTTTAATCGTCTTCTCAGAATAAGCCATTTCGGCCTTGAATTATAGTTGTTGCTGGTATGAAAGAGAAAGGAACTTCAAACGAGATCTATGCGATACCGTTTATCAAATTACATTTTCTGCGCGATAGGTTACCTGGTATTTTATACGACCAACGAAAGGCACGATATATCGAAGTGGGTTATTGATACAGTTGACGGCAATCGAATGTCAACGACGATTGACAACTTAACGCTCGACACCAAATATTACTTCAAAGTTCTCGCCAGCAACCGAGAAGGCTCCGGTCCGTATTCGGAAATCGTCGAATACACAACCCCGAATCCAGATAAAACAGAAATAGGTAGGTCACTGGGGAATATGTGTCGCTGACACTTACGCCGTCGTGTGCCGTTGTATTTCATTTAGCAAATGTGATCCGGAATTTTGAACGTTAAGGTAGTGCATTTGTTTTACTATTTACACACATTTTCTTCCAGGTCCTACAGGTTCTTCCAGCATGCCCACGTTTATGTGGTATCTCATTATCGGTGGGATTGGTTTACTCGTGTTAAGTGCTCTCACAGTCGCCACTTTGCTGATTTGCAGAAACTTCGGCGCTCCAAAACAGAGGTGAAGGGTCGAGCGCAGTTCGCCTTTTTCGCGTAAAAACAGAATGTGTTAAAGATTATCTCGCTAGCTTAAGTAGACATTTTTAAGCCGATTAGTGATCGGTGAAGGCGATAATGGAAGCGCTATGCTGTCAAAAACTTTCCAACCTGCTGCATTATTCGCAGCTGCCAGAGATTTACcttcaagtttttgtttagcAAGAAGCATCGAAAGACGAGTGGAACGAACCATCAAACTAGCAACGGCGTGAACGGCGTTCACAGAACAAACGGCAAGGCCATGATTTCCCCAGATTCATGGGCTCGCGGAGGACCGAACTCGATAAACTCAACGTCGATGAGATTGCTTAATCCGGAAGAGCAAATCGAAATGAGATCTTTGAATAATATGACCGGCAGGTTTACCGAAGACGGGCCGTCAGTTTTTTATGATTATCATTGCGCTCACCCTCAGGAGGCATTACCGCTCACTGTTATGACCGACATAGGTAAAACTACATACGTAAGCAACAAAATAGGGGATACGTAGGACGTGtaggtttatttttttgtttgccgACTGTTACGAATGTTGTAGCGTCCACACTGCGAACGGTTAGAAAAGTAGCgcaaaatcaaataaaccGATCTACAAGTAAATTGTTTTCCAGATGCAGCGCCCTACTATCACAGTTATCCTTATCCTTCACGTCATTCTAATTTAAATGATGTGCTGCGAAGTCCAGTTTCATCTAATGTTCACCAAAGAATGTATTCCAGTAAaggtaaaaatacaattttccAACCTTTTTCAAGAGTTTCTACTTTACACAATATATACTAGTTGCTTGCATTTGTTAAGAGAATTTATTCGCTTCAGCAATGTTATTATATTGTGTGTTAATCGTTTATCACCATATCTATATATTTCCGTCTTAAGTCCTGCTTAAGATTCTCGAACAAGCTCGTACTTCTCTTTCTGGCTTTGGCATGTATGATGTCACGTGTTCACTTCAGCTGGATTTGTGTCGGTCATAATTTAAATCCATTGATTAATAGAAAATTCCTTTCAGTTAATTGCGTCCATATAACCCGGTGGGTGGTCGGCGCAGTCTGCGTTTAAATTCATCCCGACTTCTGTTTGTTTCtggttttagttaaaatcGTGGAAGACAAATTAAAGGTAGATTACTCctgtgtttttgtatttttattaagACGAGTACGATACGAACACCTTACAACTGCCGCCACTGTCTCCTTCGCCTTACGAAATACCACATCCAACACACTATGGTATTGAAAGCCGTTACACCGCTGTTCCCAGCTCACCACGAGGTATGATTGTAGCTGAGTGGGTTACTTGTTACAAGTAATATGCGAAGCTTATAGGTGTGTACATGATCAATGATCATATTGCTTGGACAATAGGGTGGTCCTCAAAtgcaaagcaaaatttaaacaataaaaaatatcgtGGGAACCCAGTTGGTTGTGTTCCTTCTTGGCCATAACTGCCTTGGGTGAAAAAATTCCAAGATGGAAGAACATTTAGAGGTTGCATATGAGCGTtgaagttttttatttatagcCACTTTTGTTGACATTTGAGTCCCGTCTTTACAGAGTATTAGCTGCTCGGATGCATGGGTATCATGGGTGTCACCTCACTCATTGTTACCCAGCGAGTTGTGTACTCTTTCTACTGTTATTAAAGCCACGCCTATGTTCTGTCACAACCTGCATGAGGAACTGCAGATGATCTTCATCATGCGTTATTAGCCGATTGTATTCTTAAATGAGTGCCACCCCGCGCTCTGCAGTGTCATTCGTGACTTGGATTCCTTGTACCAACTTTCTGGCCAACAAGTAGTCTGGTTGATCATTCATTGAGCCAGGGTCCTCCCCTGAGAACTTTTGATCCATTTTCAATTCTAGGAAGAAGCGACGTGTGTTTTTTGTAACGAAATCAGCCCAGCAGTTGTTGGAACAGACTTATCTTGACGCAAGTTTGGGAGGAGCTTCATCTCCATCTTTGTCAAGTGCTGCAACCATTTTACGATTCATGTCATCTGGCACCTGTTGGTCAAAGAGAGCCAAAGCCACTAGTTTTTCAGAGAGGTGCCAGAGTTGACCAGAGAATTTGTTGAGTGCATTTGTCCCGATTCTCTTGTCATGGTAATCTTGCAACATCTTGGCAAGTCTAAGATCATTTCTTGGTGCAGATGTTGGAAATGATGCTTCCATCCAAGTCTTCAGGTAAACTTTGACTACACAGACGCACATATCGCGGAGACCCTGTTCTTCCTAAGTTTGAACTGACTACGGAACATCCAGGTTTTCATAGAGTAAAAGATTTTTGCCATCCATCTAGCTCTGTGCATTGGTGCAGGGGCCTAAAAATGGATTCCCCGGGTAGGAATATCCCCAAGAAAAATAATTGACATTTCAATTAGCTCACAATAATCACCTCGGAGGTCCTTCTGATGCTCAAGCGTCAGTTTTGCCCAGTTCAGGATCTCAGATTGGTAATCTCCTATCAAGACAGCCACCGCATCATTCGCATTTCCAGTCTGAAACTTGGACATGTCGATTGATTCCCATTGACTCTAAAATCTCTTGAAAAGGAGAATGTCTGGCCCCTGACTTGGTACCATGAGAGTTGAAAAGACAGCCTCAATGACCAACTCCGATATTTGATGACGACATGGACAATATAAAAGGTCTTGTTCAAGTTTTGCTTTAATGAGGATGCAAGCACTATTCTTTCTTTCGGTATTTGAGGCAGTTGTGTCAAAAGACATACCAACAACTTTCTCTGCCAATCCCCATTCTTCTAATGCTAAAACGACGGCATTTGCTTGAGATTGTCCGATTTCATTAGGAATTTTGGCAATCGTTATCAGTTGTTTTATGCCTAAGCCAGAGACTATGTTGGGCAAACCATCGACATGTGTTTTTCTTGTCAAATGTTGCATCAATTTCCCATCCCAGTGAACAATCAAGAGAACATCCGTTTTGAACTCATCTTTCAATTTCTTT
The Clavelina lepadiformis chromosome 4, kaClaLepa1.1, whole genome shotgun sequence DNA segment above includes these coding regions:
- the LOC143451576 gene encoding extracellular matrix protein 2-like encodes the protein MASIAKKIRVMLQCILFVILTRKTDSCPSMCTCDYYAAVHTVVCDSQDLYELPERIPEWSTSMNLDGNYLSQLDLTAFNTTVYFEKFRIRYNRIDDIVLTNDPHATMLGLRGACNAISATFPRLTHVNLRGNLLQKLPKCLFSAWPVLKVLNIDENRVRRIKDLNIANHITYSDSLEELSLKGNQIQALTYSELYTPLSALRKLKVLDLSENAIRKIEGLVFMFMSDLQEIKLQDNQIRILPNFAFMTMGRKVQAIHLQRNRIEFIANAAFAGLPALTTLNLGDNAIQCLLPQSISTCVPPPAFQSTMELSPLNSVEHRYADIDLHLLRQLDVQGNRWRCDCNLKLFVQNEIMRRIARPVSRMPCEFPTALRGQPLSSALTRLEHCGNE